The DNA sequence AGCCATGTCAAAATCGCTATCCGCAGCAAATGTTTCGTAGCCCCTTGTAAGATGTACCTTGGCAAGGTAATGCAGGACCGCCCGCCTGGATACCCTCCCGAACTCCGGGTTTTCTTCCACAAGGGAAAGCGCTTCGTTCAGTTCAGCGAGGATGAAGGCATATACCTCTTCCGCAGAAGCCCGGCTGAAACTGGTTTCCGGCCCTGTGAAGGCTTCGGTAACCAAAGGCACCCCCCGAACGACTGTACCAGCAAAAAATAATAATAAGCGCGGAGAAATTTAATCTCTCCCTTCCTTGCCGGAAGGACGGCGGTCTGCTCCGTGAGTTCGCTGTAATAATCGCCCACGTTGCAAAGCTGGATAGCGCTGTAACAAGCTTTATAAAAGTCGCCTACTGCCCCTTCGGCCGGAGAGAGCGTCTTATAACTGGTAAGGCCGGTGGGGCCGGTTCCCCTTCCGTCCACGTACATATCCGTTCCGGACATAAACATCCAGGGCGCGCTGTAAACATCGCGGAGGGAGGAATAGGAAGCGTTCACCAGGTTCTCAAAGCCTGCGGCGGTAGTATATAAGTCATCGGACAAAACATCCGTCTTATTTACTTCGTCCAGGTAATCACTGCAACCTGAAAGGGAGAACACGATGGCCGTTGCTATAATAGTCTTTTTCATCTCTTTGCTGCTTTGGTTAAAACTTCAGGTTAACACCCACCTGGTAGGTAACGAAGCTGACGCCGCCGCTTGAAAGGCTGGCATCGGCCCATTCCGGATCAAACCCGTCATACTCCGTGAAGACGAAAGGATTCAGCACATTTGCATATACTCTTAAGCTTCCGATTCCAGCCCTTTCCAGCATGTCCGAAGGGAAATTATAGCCAAGCGTTATATTTTTCACTTTCAGGAAGCTGGCATCCCGGTAATAACCCACGCGTGAATCCTTCCAGTAAATTCCGGCGTTTTTCGGCTGGGGATACATGCCGGATGTCCTGGCGGAAGTAACGGGGTTTTCCTGCATGTACCAGTCAATATCCAGTTTGCTCCGCCCCCTGTCTTCATGGTTGGTGAACTCGGCGTGAAAGGGGCTGTACACGAACATGCCTTGCCTGGCAATCAATGCGACAGAAAGGTCAAATGCCTTAAAGGTAAGCGTGGTAGAAAGGCCGCCTGTCCAGTCCGGCATTTTGGTTCCGATAATGGTTTTGTCCGCTTCCGTTATGGAACCGTCGCCATTCAGGTCCCGTACCCGGCCCTGACCCTCGGATTGCCCGAAAGCGGCTGCCTCTTCGGCTTCCGCCGCCTGCCAGACACCGTCCGCCGCCCAATTGTAATAGCTGTTCAGCGGAAAACCTACTCTTACAATATCATCCGCATCGTATCCGTCTCCCAGTTCCTGGAATATTTCGTCCGTGTCTTCATAAAGGGCAGTTACCTCGTTATTATTCCTGGCGAAATTAATGCTGGTACTCCAGGTCAGGTCAGGAGTACTGATATTTACGGAAGTCAGGCCTACTTCCACCCCCTTGTTCACCACCTCGCCGATATTCTGCGGAATAACGCCGTAACCGGCCTCAAAGGGAAGCTGCCTGGAAAGGATCAGCTTTTTGGAGACCTTATTGTACACGTCCACCGAACCGCTGAGCCGGTATTTGAAGAAAGAGAAATCCAGGCCCGCATTCAACTCCCCGGTACGTTCCCAGGTGAGGTGCCGGTTGGCAATTCCCGTGGGGCGAATGCCGCCCATCGGCGTGCCGCCGAAATCATAGTACGTAGGCGTACTTGCCCTTGCCTGTGTTTCATACGGCCCAATGACCTTGTTTCCGGTAAAACCGTAACTGAGGCGGAGCTTCATATCGTCTATGAAACCGGCGTTCTCCAGGAAGGCTTCTTCCGATAGTTTCCAGCCTAATGCGGCCGATGGAAAACTTTCCCACTTGTTCCCGTCTGCCAGTACGGAAGCCCCGTCCCATCGGTTGGAAACCGTCAGCAGGTATTTATCCATGTAGGAATAATTCAGGCGCAGGGCGAAGGATAAGATCGTTTCCCGGGCGTAATCGCCATCCACCTGCAGGGTGGTCAGATCGCCGCCGGAACCCACGTTATGGTAACTTTTCGCGCTCATGTCCATGCGGTCCTGGGACATAAAGCTCACTTCATCCCGGAACATGTTCATCGAAACAAGGCCCATGGCATTAAAACTATGCTCGCCGGCCGTCTTGTTATAGGTTACCTGGTTATCCCAGATATAGGAGAATGATTCCGTGTTCTCAATCTCCCCTCCGGGCTGCCCGCCCACCCTTCCTTCGGAATCAGTGCCGAGGAACTGGCCGTATTTATCCAGTTTATACCGCGGAGAGAAAGTGGTCTTCAGGCTCAATCCCTCCAGCGGAACATACTGCAGGAACACATTCCCGATCGCATAATAAGTCCTCGTTTCCTGGCTGGCGTTGGCCATGTCTACCAGGGGATTGACAGAACTGGTGAAATTAATATGATAATTGCTGCTGGTGCCATCTACGAGGTCTTTACCCGGCTGGACGATCAGTTCCCCGTCTTCCGTATTGTAGGGGCTCATGAGCGGGTTCATTCGGAAGGCATTCACCATCGCGTTTGGCGCCCCGGCCTCGTAATCGGCCAGGGCAAGGTTCAGGTTAATGCCACCACTCCATTTTTCATTCAACTGCTGGTCTATGCTGGCCTTGAAGTTATACCGCTGGTATTTTTCATTGATCACGTTTCCTTCTTCCTGCTGGTAACCCACCCCGAACGTATAACCGGTATTATTGCTCATCCCTGACAGGGAAACCCAATGATTAGCCTGGCTCCCGTTCTGTGTCACCAGGGAAGGCCAGTCCGTAAAATCATTTTCGTCCAGCCTGCGCTGCATTTCATCACTCTGAGTATTGAACCCGGGAGCTTCCGGCACCGGGTTCCCCCGGGTAATGGCCTCACTGATATAAGCATCCTGCCGCCAGTTCATCCATTTATCACCGGACATGAATTCCGGCATACGGGCAACGTTTCTCACCCCCATATAACCGTCATAAGAGATCACGGCCTTCCGGTTCACATCGGCGCCCTGCTTAGTCGTGACCAGCACTACCCCGTAGGCCCCCCTTGAACCGTAAATCGCGGCCGAAGAGGCATCTTTCAGAATATCAACCCGCGCTATATCCTGGGGATTAAGGAACTCAATTCCATCGGTAATGACCCCGTCTACCACGTAAAGCGGGTCGCGCCCTCCCTGAATGGATTGCTGCCCCCTGATCCGGATGTCAAATCCGGCTCCCGCACGGCCGCTGGAGTTGGAGATATCTACTCCGGCCACCTGTCCCTGCATTGCCTCTACCGGGTTCAGCGCCCCCCGGCGGTTTAATTGTTCATTATCCACCACGGCAACCGCTCCTGTTAGGTCCTTTTTCCTGACCGTACCATACCCTACCACCACCACCTCATCAAGGCTCTGCACATCGGCGGCAAGCTGAATATCCAGGCGGTCCCCGCTTAGGGGCGCGGTCATGGTCACATAACCGATGAGGCTGAAAGTCAGCGTTACCTCCCCGGGGGAACTGCGAGCGTATAGTTTCCGTCTATGTCGGTTTGGGTGCCTCCTTGCGCTCCCTGGACCTGCACCGCTACTCCCGGCAAACCGGCCCCTGATTCCTGGTCAGTAACCGTACCGCTCACCTCCCTTGTCTGGGCATATGACGGAGCGGCGCAGGTGGCAAGCATCAGCATGGTGAATAGTAATTTTCTCATAGTAATTGGTTTAAGGCATTACCTCCATCCAGACCGGAGGCTTCTAAACAAGTTTACAGAGATATGCCCCTTAAAAGAAATAATCCTGCCGATTTATTTACGCAATCGTTCCCGGCAACGTTCCCGGCAAAATTTCGTATATTTAAAGGTTATACTTTCTAACCGCAGCCAATGAGATATAGCGCCGTTACGATAAAAGACCTTGCCAGGGAACTGGGCGTTTCCACTTCCACCGTGTCACGTGCCCTGAGAGACAGCTACGAGATCAATCCGGAAACCAAGAAAATGGTGATGGAATGTGCAAAAAGGATGAATTATCAGCCCAACCCCATTGCATTAAGCCTGAAAGAGCGAAAAAGCAGATCCATTGGCGTGATTGTCAGCGAAATCGCCAATAGTTTTTTTTCCAAGGCAATAAACGGCATCGAATCCGCGGCGCATGAACGCGGGTATAATGTGATCATTGCGCAAACCCAGGAATCCTACCGGAAAGAACTCAGTATACTGGAATTCCTGGCTTCGCGGTCTATTGACGGCCTGCTGATCTCCATTGCTACCGAAACCAGGAACATGGAGCATTTCGCAGCCCTACACGCAAGAGGCTTGCCGTTGGTGTTTTTCGACAGGATCACGGAAGACATCAACACGCATACGGTCGTAGCGGATAATTTCCAGGGTTCATACGAGGCCACTTCGCATCTCATAGGGAACGGGTACCGCCGGATAGCGCATGTCACCAACTCAAAAAACCTCTCCATTACCCAGGAACGGCTCAAGGGTTACCGGCAGGCATTAAAAGATCATCAAATACCGGCGGATAAATCCTATGTCCAGTATTGTCATCACGGCGGAATGATCCACTCGGAGCTGGAAAACGCCTTTAATAACCTGATGGAACTCCGCCCGCTTCCCGATGCTATTTTTGCCGGCGGCGATAAGCTTACCACAGGCTGCCTGAAAATACTTCGTTCAAGGGGCATAAAGATTCCCGAAGAAATGGCGCTCGCAGGCTTTTCAAATTCCGATCTCGCGGAAGTAACCGAACCACCGCTGACCGTCGTAAAACAGCCCGCCTTTGAAATGGGACGAACCGCTACCGAACTGCTGCTGGAGCTTATTGAAAGTAAGCGGCCGGTAGAAGAATTTGAGAAAAGAAAATTCGCAACCCGGCTCCTGGTTCACCGCTCATCCATCCGGCCCGCACTTACTTCAATAGGTTGAAACACGCGCTCCTGCCCACGCCAGCTTTGACGGATCGATGAACTTACCGGCATCCCGGATTCTTCGTCATTGCACATTGCTTTTCAAGCTCAGGACAGCGAGCGCCGGATATTCTTCAGCTGGTGAATATGCCGCTGAGTATGATAAAGAACAAAGTTAAACGCTTCCAGGCGGGTCACATAACCCAGGACGGGCAGACTGAAACTGGTGCAGGTTTTGGTCAGATCCTCTTCCCGGACAGCCTCAAGAACACGCTGTTTGATCGTGGCCAAAGCATCCAATTGCGCCCGTTTTTCATGAACCTCCTTAACCGGTAATACAAAATCGGGGGATTTCATTTTCGTACTGAAATCCAGGAAGGTTGTCCGGATGCCGTCTACCATTTCATCAGGCTTTCTTTGCGTATCCATGCAGGCTCCCCGGATAAGTTCGAGAAAACCGGAGTTCGCCAGGATCATATGTTCGGCTACCTGTCCGGGTGTCCAGCTGCCTTCAAAGGGAACAAGATCAAGTTCTTCAGGCCGGAAAGCGCCCAGGGTTTCCGGGAATGCGAGAAGGGTTTCTTCAAGCTGTAGGTAAAGATCGGAATTCTTCATCTTTCGTATGATTTGTATATAAGTAAAATTACCATAGCCTGCGGAGATCGGAAAGGTGTAACTATGCCAGTTTAGGGGGTCGGATGCGACAATTTTCGCTAATAATTGGAAATCCGCGTATCCTGTATTTAATTTGCACCACTATTTATATTTAATCTAAATAAAAATGAAATACACCCTCCTTGCTTTTTTTATCAGTGTCTGCTTTATGGCCCGTGCGCAGGAAACCTCGCCCGGGGCCGCCGGTCAGGCTTTGACGGGAAATAACAACGCGCAGATCAGGGGCCGCATAGAAAGGCCGGACGGGACGGCGGTAGCCGGTGCAAATGTGTTACTTGAAGGCACCCGGCATACGGTTTTTACAGACGCAGACGGAAGATACCTCCTGGAAAATATTCGCCCGGGCGCCTACCTCCTGAAAATTATCGCATTGGGTGTGCCCCTTACCGAAAAACAGGTGAACCTGCAACGCGGAGAGCAGGAGGAACAGCACTTTACCCTCAAAAATGCCGCAGCCTTGCTGGATGAAGTGATCGTAACGGCAGATGCAGCGAGTTACAAGCCGGGCCGCCTTTCCAATTCGCTGCGATTGAACGAGCCGCTCCTGGAAGTGCCGCAGAACATCCAGGTGATTACTTCCGCCGTGCTGGCCGATCAGCAGATCATCAGCATGAGCGATCAGCTGATCCGCAATGTAAGCGGCGCTACCCGCGTGGAACATTGGGGCGATCTGTATACGAACATTACCATGCGCGGGACACAGATCCAGGCCTTCCGGAATGGGTTCAATGTGGTGAACTCCTATTGGGGCCCACTGACCGAGGACATGAGTTTTGTGGATCATATCGAATTCGTAAAGGGGCCCGCCGGCTTCATGCTTTCAAATGGCGATCCCAGCGGGCTCTATAACGTAGTGACAAAAAAACCAACCGGACAGGAAAAAGGTGAAGTGAATCTTACCCTGGGCAGTTTTGACCTTTTCAGGGCCACGCTCGACCTGGATGGCAGGCTGAGCAATGACGGGAAGTTGCTCTACCGGCTGAACCTGGCGGGGCAGAATAAGGGTTCTCACCGGGATTTTGAATTCAACGACCGCTACAGCATCGCGCCGGTGATTTCCTATCAAATAGACGAGGATACCAAAGTCACGGCCGAATACACGCTTCAGCATGCGAAAATGACCGATGTTGGCTCTTTTTATGTATTTGATACAGAAGGATACGCGACGCTCCCGGTAGGTTATACGCAGGTGGCGCCGGGCCTGGAGCCCACCCGCATCAATGATCATAGTGTTTTTCTGAATTTGCAGCACCGGTTAAGCCCCGGGTGGAATCTTACGGTGCAGGGCGCCTGGTTCAGTTACCAGCACGGGGGCACTTCCTTGTGGCCGGCCGCCGTCAATCCCGACGGCACCATGATCCGTTCTGCAGGGATCTGGGATGCGCAGAGCGAAATGACCATGGGCCAGGCATTCCTGAACGGCGAGCTTAGTACCGGGCCCGT is a window from the Anseongella ginsenosidimutans genome containing:
- a CDS encoding RagB/SusD family nutrient uptake outer membrane protein, with protein sequence MKKTIIATAIVFSLSGCSDYLDEVNKTDVLSDDLYTTAAGFENLVNASYSSLRDVYSAPWMFMSGTDMYVDGRGTGPTGLTSYKTLSPAEGAVGDFYKACYSAIQLCNVGDYYSELTEQTAVLPARKGEIKFLRAYYYFLLVQSFGGCLWLPKPSQGRKPVSAGLLRKRYMPSSSLN
- a CDS encoding SusC/RagA family TonB-linked outer membrane protein, producing MTAPLSGDRLDIQLAADVQSLDEVVVVGYGTVRKKDLTGAVAVVDNEQLNRRGALNPVEAMQGQVAGVDISNSSGRAGAGFDIRIRGQQSIQGGRDPLYVVDGVITDGIEFLNPQDIARVDILKDASSAAIYGSRGAYGVVLVTTKQGADVNRKAVISYDGYMGVRNVARMPEFMSGDKWMNWRQDAYISEAITRGNPVPEAPGFNTQSDEMQRRLDENDFTDWPSLVTQNGSQANHWVSLSGMSNNTGYTFGVGYQQEEGNVINEKYQRYNFKASIDQQLNEKWSGGINLNLALADYEAGAPNAMVNAFRMNPLMSPYNTEDGELIVQPGKDLVDGTSSNYHINFTSSVNPLVDMANASQETRTYYAIGNVFLQYVPLEGLSLKTTFSPRYKLDKYGQFLGTDSEGRVGGQPGGEIENTESFSYIWDNQVTYNKTAGEHSFNAMGLVSMNMFRDEVSFMSQDRMDMSAKSYHNVGSGGDLTTLQVDGDYARETILSFALRLNYSYMDKYLLTVSNRWDGASVLADGNKWESFPSAALGWKLSEEAFLENAGFIDDMKLRLSYGFTGNKVIGPYETQARASTPTYYDFGGTPMGGIRPTGIANRHLTWERTGELNAGLDFSFFKYRLSGSVDVYNKVSKKLILSRQLPFEAGYGVIPQNIGEVVNKGVEVGLTSVNISTPDLTWSTSINFARNNNEVTALYEDTDEIFQELGDGYDADDIVRVGFPLNSYYNWAADGVWQAAEAEEAAAFGQSEGQGRVRDLNGDGSITEADKTIIGTKMPDWTGGLSTTLTFKAFDLSVALIARQGMFVYSPFHAEFTNHEDRGRSKLDIDWYMQENPVTSARTSGMYPQPKNAGIYWKDSRVGYYRDASFLKVKNITLGYNFPSDMLERAGIGSLRVYANVLNPFVFTEYDGFDPEWADASLSSGGVSFVTYQVGVNLKF
- a CDS encoding carboxypeptidase-like regulatory domain-containing protein, producing the protein MRKLLFTMLMLATCAAPSYAQTREVSGTVTDQESGAGLPGVAVQVQGAQGGTQTDIDGNYTLAVPPGR
- a CDS encoding LacI family DNA-binding transcriptional regulator, which codes for MRYSAVTIKDLARELGVSTSTVSRALRDSYEINPETKKMVMECAKRMNYQPNPIALSLKERKSRSIGVIVSEIANSFFSKAINGIESAAHERGYNVIIAQTQESYRKELSILEFLASRSIDGLLISIATETRNMEHFAALHARGLPLVFFDRITEDINTHTVVADNFQGSYEATSHLIGNGYRRIAHVTNSKNLSITQERLKGYRQALKDHQIPADKSYVQYCHHGGMIHSELENAFNNLMELRPLPDAIFAGGDKLTTGCLKILRSRGIKIPEEMALAGFSNSDLAEVTEPPLTVVKQPAFEMGRTATELLLELIESKRPVEEFEKRKFATRLLVHRSSIRPALTSIG
- a CDS encoding DinB family protein produces the protein MKNSDLYLQLEETLLAFPETLGAFRPEELDLVPFEGSWTPGQVAEHMILANSGFLELIRGACMDTQRKPDEMVDGIRTTFLDFSTKMKSPDFVLPVKEVHEKRAQLDALATIKQRVLEAVREEDLTKTCTSFSLPVLGYVTRLEAFNFVLYHTQRHIHQLKNIRRSLS
- a CDS encoding TonB-dependent receptor, with translation MKYTLLAFFISVCFMARAQETSPGAAGQALTGNNNAQIRGRIERPDGTAVAGANVLLEGTRHTVFTDADGRYLLENIRPGAYLLKIIALGVPLTEKQVNLQRGEQEEQHFTLKNAAALLDEVIVTADAASYKPGRLSNSLRLNEPLLEVPQNIQVITSAVLADQQIISMSDQLIRNVSGATRVEHWGDLYTNITMRGTQIQAFRNGFNVVNSYWGPLTEDMSFVDHIEFVKGPAGFMLSNGDPSGLYNVVTKKPTGQEKGEVNLTLGSFDLFRATLDLDGRLSNDGKLLYRLNLAGQNKGSHRDFEFNDRYSIAPVISYQIDEDTKVTAEYTLQHAKMTDVGSFYVFDTEGYATLPVGYTQVAPGLEPTRINDHSVFLNLQHRLSPGWNLTVQGAWFSYQHGGTSLWPAAVNPDGTMIRSAGIWDAQSEMTMGQAFLNGELSTGPVKHRILAGIDMGNKNYQADWGQSHPLDTAGGGEFHIHDPYYGVPANGYPEFDRVTSLEARAVTAGA